Proteins encoded together in one Chrysemys picta bellii isolate R12L10 chromosome 22, ASM1138683v2, whole genome shotgun sequence window:
- the LOC103306844 gene encoding patatin-like phospholipase domain-containing protein 6 isoform X2, whose amino-acid sequence MAPAPPVLLSGSTCAAGAQDTFTSSAHAVSSPAGAPTSWGCSHIGVIKATEEAGISIDLIRGTSIGSFIGALYAEERSAVRTKQRAREWAKSMNSVFETVLDLTYPITSMFSGSAFNTSINKVFQDKQIEDLWLPYFNVTTDITASAMRVHKDGA is encoded by the exons atggccccagcccctcccgtaCTGTTGAGTGGCTCAACATGCGCAGCTGGTGCTCAGGACACCTTCACATCAAGTGCCCACGCCGTGTCTTCTCCCGCCGGAGCCCCAACAAGCTG gggctgctcccacatCGGGGTGATCAAGGCCACGGAGGAAGCCGGGATCTCCATTGACCTGATCAGGGGCACATCCATTGGCTCCTTCATCGGGGCTCTCTATGCTGAAGAGCGCAGTGCTGTGCGCACCAAGCAGCGTGCCCGTGAATGGGCCAAG AGCATGAACTCCGTGTTTGAGACGGTCCTGGACCTCACCTACCCCATCACCTCCATGTTCTCCGGCTCGGCCTTCAACACCAGCATCAACAAGGTCTTCCAGGACAAGCAGATTGAG GATCTGTGGCTCCCCTACTTCAACGTGACGACGGACATCACAGCCTCAGCCATGCGGGTCCACAAGGACG GCGCCTGA
- the LOC101931096 gene encoding patatin-like phospholipase domain-containing protein 6 produces the protein MLHLPVEAFSAVFEKYPESLVRVVQIIVVRLQRVTFLALHNYLGLTNELFSHGSDGPGPGAPPTGVVGPAPCTRTFVLPIPGPSCPWPFGPDLGQCPNSGPTRGAGGRHLAGEGTERARTP, from the exons ATGCTGCATCTGCCGGTCGAGGCCTTCTCTGCCGTCTTCGAGAAGTACCCCGAGAGCCTGGTGCGGGTGGTGCAG atCATCGTGGTGCGTCTGCAGCGGGTCACCTTCCTGGCCCTGCACAATTACCTGGGGCTGACTAATGAACTCTTCAGCCACGGGAGTGATGGGCCCGGCCCTGGAGCTCCTCCCACGGGAGTGGTGGGTCCTGCTCCCTGCACCAGAACCTTCGTCCTTCCTATCCCCGGTCCCTCCTGCCCATGGCCGTTTGGGCCAGACTTGGGCCAGTGTCCAAACTCTGGTCCCACTAGGGGGGCTGGAGGCCGgcacctggctggggaggggacagaaagaGCTAGAACCCCCTGA
- the LOC103306844 gene encoding patatin-like phospholipase domain-containing protein 6 isoform X1, with translation MAPAPPVLLSGSTCAAGAQDTFTSSAHAVSSPAGAPTSWGCSHIGVIKATEEAGISIDLIRGTSIGSFIGALYAEERSAVRTKQRAREWAKSMNSVFETVLDLTYPITSMFSGSAFNTSINKVFQDKQIEDLWLPYFNVTTDITASAMRVHKDGKRLHPTPAACPRLHQVHGALAVGAQILSIRLL, from the exons atggccccagcccctcccgtaCTGTTGAGTGGCTCAACATGCGCAGCTGGTGCTCAGGACACCTTCACATCAAGTGCCCACGCCGTGTCTTCTCCCGCCGGAGCCCCAACAAGCTG gggctgctcccacatCGGGGTGATCAAGGCCACGGAGGAAGCCGGGATCTCCATTGACCTGATCAGGGGCACATCCATTGGCTCCTTCATCGGGGCTCTCTATGCTGAAGAGCGCAGTGCTGTGCGCACCAAGCAGCGTGCCCGTGAATGGGCCAAG AGCATGAACTCCGTGTTTGAGACGGTCCTGGACCTCACCTACCCCATCACCTCCATGTTCTCCGGCTCGGCCTTCAACACCAGCATCAACAAGGTCTTCCAGGACAAGCAGATTGAG GATCTGTGGCTCCCCTACTTCAACGTGACGACGGACATCACAGCCTCAGCCATGCGGGTCCACAAGGACGGTAAgcgcctgcaccccacccccgcgGCGTGTCCCAGGCTGCACCAGGTGCATGGCGCCCTGGCTGTTGGGGCCCAAATCCTCAGCATCCGGCTCCTGTGA